From the Streptomyces syringium genome, one window contains:
- a CDS encoding VOC family protein, with amino-acid sequence MASIKQVQITFDCANPERVARFWCEVLGYVVPPPPEGFATWDDFDRTLPPERQGSAFACVDPTGAGPRLFFQRVPEGKVAKNRVHLDVRAGTGLVGDERLAALEAECERLVALGAVRMYVLHADGVNESCIAMQDIEGNEFCLD; translated from the coding sequence ATGGCGTCGATCAAGCAGGTACAGATCACCTTCGACTGCGCGAACCCCGAGCGCGTCGCCCGTTTCTGGTGCGAGGTGTTGGGGTACGTCGTACCGCCGCCGCCGGAGGGGTTCGCCACGTGGGACGACTTCGATCGCACTCTGCCGCCCGAGCGTCAGGGATCGGCGTTCGCATGCGTCGATCCCACCGGTGCGGGCCCGCGACTGTTCTTCCAGCGCGTCCCCGAAGGCAAGGTCGCCAAGAATCGGGTGCACCTTGATGTGCGGGCCGGCACCGGGCTCGTGGGTGACGAGCGCCTGGCCGCGCTCGAGGCCGAATGCGAACGGCTGGTCGCGCTCGGCGCGGTACGCATGTACGTCCTGCATGCCGATGGTGTGAACGAGTCCTGCATCGCGATGCAGGACATCGAGGGCAACGAGTTCTGTCTCGACTGA
- a CDS encoding S1 family peptidase, with protein sequence MQRSAPLRRAAALAATALALLAAATLTPYSADASAAQPRAARFADDTLAATMATLNSSEQIPGTAWVSDPKSNKIVVTADPTVTGEKLTSLNAVLKPLGDTVELQRTTTELKLFVRGGDAIYGSSTSSLRGRCSLGFNVKRAGLPDAFLTAGHCGGPIKSWAETDGGTEIALVPANGSSFPGDDYAIAAYPAAGAVAHPSEVNLYNGTQAITGARDAVIDEPVQRSGITTGLHGGTVTGLNASVTYKEGRVTGLIQTNVCAEPGDSGGALFAGNQALGLTSGGSGDCGGGPAVTYYQPVTEALSAFGATIG encoded by the coding sequence TTGCAACGATCCGCACCACTCCGCCGCGCCGCCGCCCTGGCAGCCACCGCACTCGCCTTACTGGCCGCCGCCACCCTCACTCCGTACAGCGCCGACGCCTCGGCCGCCCAGCCCCGGGCCGCCCGCTTCGCGGACGACACGCTGGCCGCCACCATGGCGACCCTGAACTCCAGTGAGCAGATCCCCGGCACCGCGTGGGTCTCGGACCCGAAGAGCAACAAGATCGTCGTCACCGCCGACCCCACGGTCACGGGCGAGAAGCTGACCAGCCTCAACGCGGTCCTCAAGCCCCTCGGCGACACGGTGGAGCTGCAGAGAACCACCACGGAGCTCAAGCTGTTCGTCCGGGGCGGCGACGCGATCTACGGTTCCAGCACCTCCAGCCTCCGGGGACGCTGCTCGCTCGGTTTCAACGTCAAGCGGGCGGGCCTGCCGGACGCCTTCCTCACGGCCGGGCACTGCGGCGGCCCGATCAAGAGCTGGGCGGAGACCGACGGCGGCACGGAGATCGCGCTCGTCCCCGCCAACGGGTCGAGCTTCCCCGGCGACGACTACGCCATCGCGGCCTACCCCGCCGCCGGAGCGGTCGCCCACCCGAGCGAGGTGAACCTCTACAACGGCACGCAGGCCATCACCGGCGCCCGGGACGCCGTCATCGACGAACCCGTCCAGCGCAGCGGCATCACCACCGGCCTGCACGGCGGCACGGTCACCGGACTCAACGCATCGGTGACCTACAAGGAAGGCCGCGTCACCGGCCTGATCCAGACCAACGTCTGCGCCGAGCCCGGCGACAGCGGCGGCGCCCTCTTCGCCGGCAACCAGGCCCTGGGCCTCACTTCGGGCGGCAGCGGCGACTGCGGCGGCGGACCGGCCGTCACGTACTACCAGCCGGTCACGGAGGCGCTTTCCGCCTTCGGCGCGACCATCGGGTAA
- a CDS encoding GGDEF domain-containing protein — protein sequence MNLILQALPIAAPSIGWAVHACFLVRRLRSARRDPLTGLMCREEFTTRSLRAIRHPQAAVLLLDLNGFKQINDTHGHAVGDQVLAAVAKRLSAWCQARGGFAARLGGDEFTALVRLAPDADVDAEMTYSLSAALSAPLDTGGVTLSPRASIGVCRTADRPGAGLSDLLRGADEAMYTAKRLGRHWQPAGPADVYGTTNGRRSGRPGTHLTLLAPTARRTAS from the coding sequence ATGAACCTCATACTCCAGGCCTTACCGATCGCCGCGCCGTCCATAGGCTGGGCCGTCCACGCCTGCTTCCTGGTCCGTCGGCTGCGCAGCGCCCGCAGGGACCCGCTGACCGGCCTGATGTGCCGCGAGGAATTCACCACCCGCTCTCTGCGTGCCATCCGGCACCCGCAGGCGGCCGTGCTGCTCCTCGACCTCAATGGCTTCAAGCAGATCAACGACACCCACGGTCACGCCGTCGGCGACCAGGTCCTCGCGGCGGTCGCGAAGCGGCTGAGCGCGTGGTGCCAAGCGCGGGGCGGCTTCGCGGCCCGCCTCGGCGGCGACGAGTTCACCGCCCTGGTCCGTCTCGCCCCGGACGCGGACGTCGACGCGGAGATGACGTACAGCCTCTCCGCCGCCCTGTCCGCCCCGCTCGACACCGGCGGCGTCACGCTCTCGCCCCGGGCCTCGATCGGCGTGTGCCGCACGGCCGACCGGCCGGGCGCCGGGCTGTCGGATCTGCTGCGCGGCGCGGACGAGGCCATGTACACCGCCAAGCGGCTCGGCCGGCACTGGCAGCCCGCCGGCCCGGCCGATGTCTACGGCACCACGAACGGCCGCCGGTCCGGCCGTCCCGGCACGCATCTGACCCTGCTGGCCCCGACGGCCCGCAGGACCGCTTCATGA